One window from the genome of Synechococcus sp. PROS-7-1 encodes:
- a CDS encoding AbrB family transcriptional regulator, translating to MLTGADLLNKVKELGDVSKSDLVRACGYVSNKKDGGERLNFTAFYEALLEAKGVNLGATGVAGIGKGGRKLSYVATVQGNGNLLIGKAYTAMLDLKPGDEFEIKLGRKQIRLVPVGGTDEDEE from the coding sequence ATGCTTACAGGTGCTGACCTGCTGAACAAAGTGAAGGAGCTGGGTGATGTCAGCAAGTCTGATCTCGTCCGTGCCTGCGGTTATGTGTCCAACAAGAAGGATGGTGGGGAGCGCCTCAACTTCACCGCCTTCTACGAAGCACTACTCGAAGCCAAGGGAGTGAATCTCGGTGCTACTGGCGTTGCCGGAATCGGCAAAGGCGGTCGCAAGCTTTCCTACGTCGCCACCGTTCAAGGCAACGGCAATCTGTTGATCGGTAAGGCCTACACAGCCATGCTCGATCTCAAGCCTGGTGATGAGTTCGAAATCAAGCTTGGCCGCAAGCAGATTCGTCTCGTCCCCGTCGGCGGCACAGACGAAGACGAAGAGTGA
- a CDS encoding YciI family protein: protein MARFVLWGLYCEDALQKRVPFRDEHLARLQSLKDDGTLITLGPTEGSTHVFGVFEMESESAVRALLEADVYWREGIWTRLDVYPWVQAF from the coding sequence ATGGCTCGATTCGTTCTCTGGGGTCTGTACTGCGAAGATGCTCTTCAGAAAAGAGTGCCTTTTCGGGATGAGCATCTTGCTCGACTGCAAAGTCTCAAGGACGACGGCACCTTGATCACTCTGGGCCCTACTGAGGGCAGCACTCATGTGTTTGGAGTGTTCGAAATGGAGAGTGAATCCGCGGTTCGCGCGCTGCTAGAAGCAGATGTCTATTGGCGCGAGGGTATCTGGACGCGTCTGGATGTTTATCCCTGGGTCCAAGCGTTCTGA
- a CDS encoding c-type cytochrome encodes MRALLIVAGLLIALALPAQRGSALSTDGAQLFDLHCAGCHPNGGNIIRRGRSLKLKDLSKRGLDNPEAIAAIAREGIGQMSGYGDALGEGNEHVVGEWVWLQAQNAWTQG; translated from the coding sequence ATGCGAGCACTGTTGATTGTCGCTGGGTTATTGATTGCTCTTGCTTTGCCAGCACAGAGGGGCAGCGCCCTATCCACAGATGGCGCCCAGCTGTTTGACCTCCACTGCGCCGGATGTCACCCCAACGGCGGGAACATCATTCGCCGCGGTCGTTCATTGAAATTGAAGGATCTATCAAAACGAGGCCTGGACAATCCAGAAGCGATTGCAGCGATCGCCAGAGAGGGAATCGGCCAAATGAGTGGTTATGGCGACGCCCTCGGCGAGGGAAACGAACACGTTGTTGGCGAATGGGTCTGGCTTCAAGCTCAGAACGCTTGGACCCAGGGATAA
- a CDS encoding DUF3136 domain-containing protein, protein MTASSRTLTIGDLEAGFSSYCQALRRLVSEGRSMTAIQRTICWDYLQRLHRSLPQSYRSPEDLVLRYQRSHQMNDTASKAD, encoded by the coding sequence ATGACCGCCTCAAGTCGCACGCTCACGATCGGTGATCTGGAAGCAGGATTTTCAAGCTATTGCCAAGCCTTGCGTCGGCTTGTCTCTGAAGGGCGATCCATGACGGCCATTCAGCGCACCATCTGCTGGGACTATCTCCAACGCCTGCATCGGTCACTGCCTCAGAGCTATCGCTCCCCTGAGGATCTTGTGCTCCGCTATCAGCGCTCCCATCAGATGAATGACACGGCCTCAAAGGCAGACTGA